In the Halalkalicoccus sp. NIPERK01 genome, one interval contains:
- a CDS encoding ribonuclease H-like domain-containing protein — MRVENCFIAADGVGERTERKLWEAGLTDWDAFSAARSVPVGDARSAAIESFIRDARAELDRRNAAFFAERLPSASHWRFYENFRPEACFFDIETTGLSKDRDRVTTVSFHRGGETETLIAGDGLSREALARELGAADLLVSFNGARFDVPFLESAFDLSIETPHLDLMYPCRKAELTGGLKAIERELGIDREESGVDGREAVRLWHAYERGDEAALDKLVRYNRDDARNLATLADRVSSRLDGEVFGAFR; from the coding sequence GTGCGCGTAGAGAACTGCTTCATCGCCGCCGACGGCGTGGGCGAGCGAACCGAGCGAAAACTCTGGGAGGCGGGACTCACCGACTGGGACGCGTTCTCCGCGGCGCGGTCGGTTCCCGTCGGGGACGCCCGAAGCGCCGCCATCGAGTCGTTCATCCGGGACGCGAGGGCCGAACTCGACCGACGGAACGCCGCCTTCTTCGCCGAGCGCCTTCCCTCGGCGAGCCACTGGCGCTTCTACGAGAACTTCCGGCCCGAGGCGTGTTTCTTCGACATCGAGACGACCGGCCTCAGCAAGGATCGCGACCGGGTAACGACCGTGAGTTTCCATCGGGGAGGCGAGACGGAGACGCTGATCGCCGGCGACGGCCTCTCCCGCGAGGCGCTGGCTCGCGAACTGGGGGCGGCCGACCTGCTCGTCTCCTTCAACGGCGCGCGCTTCGACGTGCCCTTCCTCGAGAGTGCCTTCGACCTCTCGATCGAGACGCCCCACCTGGATCTCATGTACCCCTGTCGGAAGGCGGAGCTGACGGGCGGGCTGAAGGCGATCGAGCGCGAACTGGGGATCGACCGCGAGGAAAGCGGCGTCGACGGCCGGGAGGCGGTCAGGCTGTGGCACGCCTACGAACGCGGCGACGAGGCGGCCCTCGACAAACTGGTCAGGTACAACCGCGACGACGCCCGCAACCTCGCGACCCTGGCCGACCGGGTGTCGTCGCGCCTCGACGGCGAGGTCTTCGGGGCGTTTCGCTAG
- a CDS encoding LysE family transporter translates to MLGAAVAGLLLGLSLAAPPGPMNAVIAEESVARGFRSGVSAGLGAMSADACFLGLAWVGAATVLRDAPRLQGAILGIGGLLLLAFAFDAVRDVRGFTDGSDSTDGRGFTKAFVLALTNPFQLLWWLTVGVALLDPGRVTVEFGPLATTIATGTPVIVLGFFAGIGLWITAFPLALIGIGRRIDGFAPLVAAASALVLAGFGLTFLYRAAGLL, encoded by the coding sequence GTGCTCGGAGCGGCGGTCGCCGGCCTCCTCCTCGGCCTGTCGCTCGCGGCCCCGCCGGGCCCGATGAACGCCGTCATCGCCGAGGAGAGCGTCGCCCGCGGGTTCCGTTCCGGCGTGAGCGCCGGACTGGGGGCGATGAGCGCCGACGCCTGCTTTCTCGGTCTCGCGTGGGTCGGCGCGGCGACGGTCCTCCGGGACGCCCCGCGCCTGCAGGGTGCGATCCTCGGGATCGGCGGGCTGTTGTTGCTCGCGTTCGCGTTCGACGCCGTCCGCGACGTCCGGGGCTTCACCGACGGGAGCGATTCGACCGACGGACGCGGGTTCACGAAGGCGTTCGTCCTCGCGCTGACCAACCCCTTCCAGTTGCTCTGGTGGCTCACCGTCGGCGTCGCCCTGCTCGATCCGGGCCGCGTGACGGTCGAGTTCGGGCCCCTCGCGACGACGATCGCGACCGGAACGCCGGTGATCGTCCTCGGCTTCTTCGCCGGGATCGGCCTGTGGATCACGGCGTTTCCGCTCGCCCTGATCGGGATCGGCCGGCGGATCGACGGGTTCGCGCCGCTGGTCGCGGCCGCGAGCGCCCTCGTCCTCGCGGGCTTCGGGCTGACGTTCCTCTACCGGGCGGCCGGGCTACTCTGA
- a CDS encoding alanyl-tRNA editing protein → MFYSLALRRRRERSGGHANDDGSVYSDRASNDDVTERRYLDDSTVREFEARVERVIDDGDTARVVLDATHFYPEGGGQPADRGTLSGTARWPVLDVQKTDEVYHTVEGDGPAVGERVIGEVDWDRRQSHMRYHTAQHLLSALLLEEYDAPTTGNQLYADHARLDCAYERFTDEDLADIETRMNELVEEARTVRWYTLDRGQAEAELDPERTRLDLLPDSITEVRIVEIGDPRTVFDRVACAGTHVSNTGEIGHVEVTGRETRGPDEERVGFVLGDE, encoded by the coding sequence GTGTTTTACTCTTTAGCGTTACGACGGAGACGGGAGCGCTCGGGAGGCCACGCGAACGACGACGGGAGCGTTTATTCCGACCGGGCGAGTAACGACGACGTGACCGAACGGCGATACCTCGACGACTCGACGGTACGGGAGTTCGAAGCGCGCGTCGAGCGCGTCATCGACGACGGCGACACGGCGCGGGTCGTCCTCGACGCCACCCACTTCTACCCCGAGGGCGGCGGCCAACCCGCCGACCGCGGAACGCTTTCCGGGACCGCGAGGTGGCCCGTCCTCGACGTCCAGAAGACCGACGAGGTCTACCACACCGTCGAGGGCGACGGCCCGGCGGTCGGCGAGCGCGTGATCGGGGAGGTCGACTGGGACCGCCGACAGTCCCACATGCGCTATCACACCGCCCAGCACCTGCTCTCGGCGCTCCTCCTCGAGGAGTACGACGCGCCCACGACCGGCAACCAGCTCTACGCCGATCACGCCCGCCTCGACTGTGCGTACGAGCGGTTCACCGACGAGGACCTCGCGGACATCGAGACCCGGATGAACGAACTGGTCGAGGAGGCCCGCACCGTGCGGTGGTACACGCTCGACCGCGGGCAAGCGGAGGCGGAACTCGACCCCGAACGCACCCGCCTCGACCTCCTGCCCGACAGCATCACTGAGGTGCGGATCGTCGAGATCGGCGACCCACGAACGGTCTTCGACCGGGTGGCGTGCGCGGGCACGCACGTCTCGAACACCGGGGAGATCGGCCACGTCGAGGTCACGGGCCGCGAGACGCGGGGCCCGGACGAGGAGCGAGTCGGGTTCGTGCTCGGAGACGAATAG
- a CDS encoding HD domain-containing protein codes for MGVEIKETPVSGTEFESMKRFVYEYLDASVKNEDEGGRMRWYPWHSAEYRFNHTLNVLQIAEEIARKEGADVDVVRVAALFHDVAKLDADQEVHAEEGARVAREYLASRGSFPTSFVDRVCRAITAHTHSGEVDELSLEGQCLIEADLLDKVGANGTVLMLLRMGYEARTHMDAATMVDRVYERGKEACKRIESDTGRSIAHERLKRVRWFREWLELEVPEMEPDPEIAESE; via the coding sequence ATGGGCGTTGAAATAAAGGAGACGCCCGTCTCCGGAACCGAGTTCGAGTCGATGAAGCGTTTCGTCTACGAGTATCTCGACGCGAGCGTCAAAAACGAGGACGAGGGCGGCCGCATGCGCTGGTACCCGTGGCACTCCGCCGAGTACCGGTTCAACCACACCCTGAACGTCCTCCAGATCGCCGAGGAGATCGCCAGAAAGGAGGGTGCCGACGTCGACGTCGTGCGGGTGGCCGCGCTCTTTCACGACGTCGCCAAACTCGACGCCGACCAGGAGGTCCACGCCGAGGAGGGCGCGCGCGTCGCCCGCGAGTACCTCGCCTCCCGTGGGTCGTTTCCGACCTCCTTCGTCGACCGGGTCTGCCGGGCGATCACGGCCCACACTCACTCGGGCGAGGTCGACGAACTCTCGCTCGAGGGCCAGTGTCTGATCGAGGCCGACCTGCTCGATAAGGTCGGCGCGAACGGAACGGTGTTGATGCTGCTGCGGATGGGCTACGAGGCGCGCACCCACATGGACGCGGCGACGATGGTCGACCGGGTCTACGAGCGTGGAAAGGAGGCCTGCAAGCGCATCGAGAGCGACACCGGCCGGAGCATCGCCCACGAACGGCTCAAACGCGTGCGCTGGTTCCGCGAGTGGCTCGAACTGGAGGTCCCCGAGATGGAACCCGATCCCGAGATCGCGGAGTCAGAGTAG